In the Sulfolobales archaeon genome, one interval contains:
- a CDS encoding ABC transporter ATP-binding protein, which translates to MRKVILLHVGFMLKGEIMRILETQNLKIYFRVRGSFTKKVRAVDGVDLYVEEGETLGIVGESGSGKSTLGRAILGLIKPTSGRILYMGRDIWNMKRSEYREFRRNTQMVFQDPHTSLNPRMTIVEILEEPLRAFNIDVGNTVKYLSERLTEVGLGPEFLYRYPHELSGGQKQRIAILRAIISKPKLVVLDEPTSSLDVSVQAQILELLKDLRKKHGFTYVFISHDISVVKYMSDRIAVMYLGKLFEVSDSDTVFEKPQHPYTQILLSSIPIPDPEIARKRERLKPIGEPPSPINPPRGCRFHPRCPFAMDVCRREEPPLVEVEKGHFASCWLHVKR; encoded by the coding sequence TTGAGAAAGGTCATTTTGCTTCATGTTGGCTTCATGTTAAAAGGTGAGATCATGAGAATACTTGAAACACAGAACCTGAAGATCTATTTCAGAGTGAGAGGTAGTTTTACTAAGAAGGTGAGAGCAGTTGACGGAGTAGATCTATATGTTGAAGAGGGAGAGACTCTAGGCATTGTAGGTGAGAGCGGTAGTGGTAAGAGTACTCTTGGGAGAGCTATTCTAGGACTTATAAAGCCTACGAGCGGTAGGATCCTTTATATGGGGAGAGATATATGGAATATGAAGAGAAGCGAGTATAGAGAGTTTCGAAGAAATACTCAGATGGTGTTTCAAGATCCTCATACATCTCTTAACCCGCGAATGACCATAGTAGAGATACTTGAAGAACCTCTCAGAGCATTCAACATAGATGTGGGGAATACTGTGAAGTATCTATCAGAGAGATTAACAGAAGTAGGGTTAGGACCTGAATTTCTATACCGCTACCCTCACGAGCTTTCGGGAGGTCAGAAACAGAGGATTGCTATACTAAGAGCTATAATATCCAAGCCTAAGCTGGTCGTCCTCGACGAACCTACATCAAGTCTTGATGTAAGTGTTCAAGCTCAGATCCTAGAGCTTCTCAAGGATCTTCGGAAGAAACATGGTTTCACATATGTCTTCATATCACATGATATAAGTGTTGTGAAGTACATGAGTGATAGAATTGCTGTAATGTATCTGGGGAAGTTATTTGAAGTCTCTGATAGTGATACGGTGTTTGAGAAGCCTCAGCATCCATACACTCAAATACTATTATCATCAATACCAATACCAGACCCCGAGATAGCTAGGAAGAGAGAAAGACTGAAACCTATAGGAGAACCACCCTCACCTATAAATCCTCCTAGAGGTTGTAGGTTTCATCCTAGATGTCCTTTTGCTATGGATGTGTGTAGAAGAGAGGAGCCTCCTCTTGTAGAGGTTGAGAAAGGTCATTTTGCTTCATGTTGGCTTCATGTTAAAAGGTGA
- a CDS encoding DUF4870 domain-containing protein, which translates to MSASEISEEEKIWGFIAWLLSIIGAVLALILKPGYKYVRYWAYLSISFFILVVVIKVLTWILAFIPFIGWILSVLIGLALLIAWILGIVKSLNKEYWKPPIIYDIARMLGIERI; encoded by the coding sequence ATGAGCGCTTCTGAAATAAGTGAGGAAGAAAAAATCTGGGGGTTCATAGCATGGCTTCTATCAATAATTGGAGCAGTACTAGCTCTAATTCTGAAACCTGGATACAAGTATGTCAGATACTGGGCTTATCTATCTATATCATTCTTCATATTAGTAGTAGTGATTAAAGTACTAACATGGATCCTGGCTTTCATACCTTTCATAGGCTGGATCCTTTCAGTATTAATAGGACTCGCACTACTTATAGCATGGATCCTAGGCATAGTTAAGTCGCTAAATAAAGAATACTGGAAACCTCCTATAATCTACGATATAGCTAGAATGCTGGGAATCGAAAGAATCTAA
- a CDS encoding cation diffusion facilitator family transporter, which yields MITGSIAVLADVIHSSSDLTANIIAITALAFSMRKPDEEHPYGHGKAEGIGSFSISLILLFLASLIIMQALSRMISGSVEVEFTFYSVLLLIITLALDLWRSKALERGGLRYGSMILRADALHYKSDFYITSSVLAVGLVDLIYRNESLILILDSAISIGIAGYIILASYRMMRLSLDELMDRSQKELAELFIEVSESLGARVRSVRSRRAGRKIFIDAVILLPEDLKIDKAHEITDEIEKNIRRRIR from the coding sequence ATGATCACGGGGAGTATAGCTGTTCTAGCAGATGTTATTCATAGTAGTAGTGATCTTACTGCTAATATCATAGCTATTACAGCTCTAGCATTTTCTATGAGAAAACCTGATGAGGAGCATCCCTATGGTCATGGGAAAGCTGAGGGTATAGGATCCTTTTCAATATCACTTATCCTACTATTTCTAGCATCATTAATAATAATGCAAGCTCTCTCAAGAATGATCTCAGGCTCTGTAGAAGTAGAATTCACATTCTACTCAGTACTACTATTGATCATAACACTAGCTCTAGACCTATGGAGATCTAAGGCTTTAGAGAGAGGTGGACTGAGATATGGATCTATGATTCTAAGAGCTGACGCTCTCCACTATAAGAGTGACTTCTATATAACATCTTCGGTGCTGGCAGTAGGTCTTGTTGATCTGATCTATAGAAATGAATCTCTAATACTAATCTTAGACTCTGCAATAAGCATAGGTATAGCAGGGTATATAATCCTTGCATCATATAGAATGATGAGATTATCACTAGACGAGCTTATGGACAGATCGCAGAAAGAACTTGCAGAACTCTTCATCGAGGTATCAGAATCACTTGGTGCTAGAGTTAGATCTGTTAGAAGTAGAAGAGCTGGTAGAAAGATCTTCATAGACGCAGTAATACTACTCCCAGAAGATCTCAAGATAGATAAAGCTCACGAGATAACAGATGAAATAGAGAAGAACATCAGAAGAAGAATAAGAGA
- the pyrI gene encoding aspartate carbamoyltransferase regulatory subunit: MNSHTLTVSKIGRGTVIDHIPAGRGVDVLKVLRITGREGYRIAILMNVESSKYGKKDIVKIENRFLTPEEVNIISLVAPTATINIIENYEVKNKFRVEIPEEIRGVLKCPNPTCITNQSREPISTFFKRRSLKPLKIECVYCGTLIEESEIPRLLGI, from the coding sequence TTGAATTCTCATACTCTTACTGTATCAAAGATCGGTAGAGGAACTGTTATAGATCATATACCAGCTGGTAGAGGTGTTGATGTTCTAAAAGTTCTGAGAATAACTGGTAGAGAAGGTTATAGAATAGCTATACTTATGAATGTTGAGAGTAGTAAGTATGGTAAGAAGGATATTGTTAAGATCGAGAATAGATTTCTAACACCTGAAGAGGTTAACATCATATCTCTAGTAGCACCTACAGCTACTATAAATATTATAGAGAATTATGAGGTTAAGAATAAATTCAGAGTCGAGATACCTGAAGAGATTAGAGGAGTTCTCAAATGCCCTAATCCAACATGTATAACCAATCAATCTAGAGAACCTATATCAACATTTTTCAAGAGAAGATCTCTCAAGCCTCTTAAAATAGAATGCGTGTACTGCGGGACCTTGATTGAGGAGAGTGAGATACCCAGGCTTTTAGGGATCTAG
- a CDS encoding ABC transporter permease codes for MSYILYRALERLIESYARSRDIIQRGWYEKNESRVREWKLMAYAFSRSPIGVLGGFMVLITTILAIIGPIIAPQPYWVYPVLENLSLRYLPPCIPPMCSGGPLLGTDEWGRDLLSMILYGIRISFVISLVIVLLGAPIGIILGLIAGYKGGYIDEIIMRITDIFIAFPGLILAIAFASVLPQRIRGFLDAYTPVRDLFAALFGLRPEEFGQIAALLSIWIAMVVVWWPGYARVVRGSVLSVREQPFIEAAKLMGLSSWRILTKHILPNIISPVLVMITFDLATATLAAAALSFLGLGPQEPVPELGFLISKAGNFFPEKSLHVVVIVGSVLLFIALGWNLLGDSLRDILDPKTRRAIEYRMRERR; via the coding sequence ATGAGCTATATACTATACAGAGCTTTAGAAAGGCTTATAGAATCATATGCTAGATCTAGAGATATCATTCAGAGAGGATGGTACGAGAAAAATGAGTCAAGAGTTAGAGAGTGGAAGCTGATGGCATATGCTTTCAGCAGATCTCCTATAGGAGTTTTAGGAGGTTTCATGGTTCTCATAACAACTATTCTAGCGATCATAGGACCTATAATAGCTCCTCAACCGTATTGGGTGTATCCTGTTCTAGAGAATCTAAGTCTCAGATATCTCCCCCCATGTATTCCGCCTATGTGTAGTGGAGGACCTCTGCTAGGTACTGATGAATGGGGTAGAGATCTTCTTTCAATGATACTATACGGGATTAGAATATCATTCGTGATATCTCTAGTAATAGTACTCCTAGGAGCTCCAATAGGTATAATTCTAGGATTGATAGCAGGATATAAAGGAGGTTATATAGATGAGATTATAATGAGGATCACAGATATATTCATAGCTTTTCCAGGGCTTATACTAGCTATAGCATTTGCATCAGTTCTACCGCAGAGGATAAGAGGATTTCTAGATGCCTACACACCAGTCAGAGATCTATTTGCGGCACTCTTCGGATTAAGACCTGAAGAATTTGGACAGATAGCAGCACTACTATCTATATGGATCGCTATGGTGGTAGTATGGTGGCCCGGCTATGCTAGGGTTGTGAGAGGTAGCGTGCTCAGCGTTAGAGAACAGCCTTTCATAGAGGCTGCAAAGCTTATGGGTCTTTCGAGCTGGAGGATCTTGACAAAACATATTCTTCCAAACATAATTTCACCGGTGCTAGTAATGATAACATTCGATCTAGCGACTGCAACTCTAGCTGCTGCAGCATTATCATTTCTAGGTTTAGGACCTCAGGAGCCTGTTCCAGAACTTGGTTTTCTGATCTCTAAAGCCGGTAATTTCTTCCCTGAGAAAAGTCTTCATGTGGTAGTCATAGTAGGTTCTGTGCTTCTCTTCATAGCTCTGGGGTGGAATCTGCTTGGAGATAGTCTTAGAGATATTCTGGATCCTAAGACTAGAAGAGCTATAGAGTATAGAATGAGGGAGAGGAGATGA
- a CDS encoding amidohydrolase has product MRGFVKGFVNGRIYASFNPRITASAMLVVGGRVSYLGDTSRVRSMARDLNGEIIDLEGRIVLPGFIDSHAHLDGIGSNLNTLDLRGVRSVRELKERVREYILKTSSKWIIGRGWDQELFEEKRWPTRWDLDEVCSERPVILTRVCGHAAVMNTRALIEAGVMDILSEDVLRDEKGEPTGIIREHILSIVKQKIRRDMDLNTLEKYLLDAMKHAASQGVTTIGFVSCDPIYLHALLSLRQKIKPLIRVRIYLSPGSDPNGRDITMLDTIRRLGIYRGFGDEYIRIQGFKIIADGSLGARTAWLSKPYSDDPRSSGYPNIEKDLLRIIAREVDRLGLQLAIHAIGDRTLDMILEIYRELGSVERKRHRIEHASLVRDDQLDILGDLKPVLVIQPRFVLGDWWALERIGVERIKWLYRFKDFIRRGIPIAISTDSPVEPLNPWETVYSAVTRGEYDNISYFEYSRDQRLSLDEALHYYTKGSAYALSDDEIGSLEEGRFADFIVVDRDPFEIDPRDLRSIRVIETYLGGERVYPEKP; this is encoded by the coding sequence ATGAGAGGTTTTGTAAAAGGATTTGTGAATGGCAGGATCTATGCTTCTTTTAATCCTAGAATAACAGCTAGCGCGATGCTGGTAGTAGGTGGTAGAGTTTCTTATCTCGGAGACACTTCCAGGGTGAGGTCTATGGCTAGAGATCTGAATGGAGAGATTATAGATCTTGAGGGGAGAATCGTTCTCCCAGGTTTTATAGATTCTCATGCTCATCTTGATGGTATAGGTTCTAATCTTAATACTCTAGATCTGAGGGGGGTTAGAAGTGTTAGAGAGCTTAAGGAGAGAGTTAGAGAGTATATTCTTAAGACCTCTTCAAAATGGATCATTGGAAGAGGATGGGATCAAGAGCTTTTCGAAGAGAAGAGATGGCCTACAAGATGGGATCTTGATGAGGTCTGTAGTGAGAGACCTGTGATCCTTACTAGAGTATGCGGTCATGCCGCGGTTATGAATACTAGAGCATTAATCGAGGCAGGTGTCATGGATATTCTCTCAGAAGATGTATTGAGAGATGAGAAGGGAGAGCCCACAGGTATTATAAGAGAGCATATTCTAAGTATTGTTAAGCAGAAGATTAGAAGAGATATGGATTTGAATACTCTCGAGAAATATCTTCTCGATGCAATGAAACATGCTGCTTCTCAAGGTGTTACTACAATAGGTTTTGTAAGTTGCGACCCTATATATCTACATGCTCTACTAAGCTTGCGTCAGAAGATCAAGCCTTTGATCAGGGTTAGAATATATCTAAGTCCTGGATCGGATCCTAATGGGAGAGATATAACTATGCTCGATACTATCAGAAGACTTGGAATCTACAGAGGTTTTGGAGATGAGTATATAAGGATACAGGGTTTCAAGATAATAGCTGATGGAAGTCTCGGAGCTAGAACTGCATGGCTTTCAAAACCATATTCAGATGATCCCAGAAGCTCGGGTTATCCTAATATAGAGAAGGATCTTCTGAGGATAATAGCAAGAGAAGTAGATAGATTAGGACTTCAACTCGCGATCCACGCTATAGGAGATAGAACTCTTGATATGATACTCGAGATATATAGAGAGCTTGGAAGTGTGGAGAGGAAGAGACATAGAATAGAGCATGCATCGCTGGTGAGAGATGATCAATTGGATATCCTTGGAGATTTGAAACCTGTTCTCGTGATCCAGCCTAGATTTGTATTGGGAGATTGGTGGGCTTTAGAGAGGATTGGTGTTGAGAGAATCAAATGGTTGTATAGGTTCAAGGATTTTATAAGGAGAGGAATCCCAATAGCTATTTCAACAGACTCTCCTGTAGAACCTTTAAATCCTTGGGAGACGGTATACTCGGCGGTAACTAGAGGAGAATATGATAATATATCATACTTCGAGTATTCTAGAGATCAGAGGCTAAGTCTCGATGAAGCTCTCCACTACTATACCAAGGGATCTGCTTACGCTCTAAGTGATGATGAGATAGGATCTCTTGAGGAGGGGAGGTTCGCTGATTTCATTGTAGTAGATAGAGATCCTTTTGAAATAGATCCAAGAGATCTGAGGAGTATAAGAGTTATAGAAACATATCTAGGTGGAGAGAGAGTTTATCCTGAGAAACCCTAG
- the pyrD gene encoding dihydroorotate dehydrogenase PyrD — translation MEGSRERLSTDIAGIVLEHPVMNASGILGSEPEHIEILAGFGVSAIVTKTITPKPRTGYEPPIVVELRNGGLLNAVGLANPGIEIIPSLVERARRIRRIIIVSVGGSSERDFTEVAEIAEKSGANAVELNLSCPHTRGFGMDIGSDPADVARVVGSVASILRIPVIAKLGLSDRIIESAGKALEKGARALTLINTLKALAVDIYSMKPILTNIFGGLSGPPIHPIAVRVIYEIYREYKPEIIGVGGVSDWRDVAEFILVGARAVQIGTTLLKKSDVVKDILTGLERWLEEIGFRSIRDLIGYAVEF, via the coding sequence TTGGAAGGTTCTAGAGAGAGACTTTCCACAGATATAGCAGGTATAGTCTTAGAACATCCTGTGATGAATGCCAGTGGGATTCTAGGGTCGGAGCCTGAGCATATTGAAATATTAGCAGGTTTCGGAGTATCAGCTATAGTGACTAAAACTATAACACCAAAGCCTAGAACAGGTTATGAACCTCCTATAGTTGTTGAGCTTAGAAATGGAGGTCTTCTAAACGCGGTTGGGCTGGCAAATCCCGGCATAGAGATCATACCTAGTCTTGTTGAGAGAGCTAGGAGAATTAGAAGGATCATTATAGTAAGTGTGGGAGGCTCTAGCGAGAGAGATTTCACCGAGGTTGCCGAGATCGCTGAGAAGAGTGGTGCTAACGCTGTAGAGCTTAATCTAAGCTGTCCTCATACCAGAGGTTTTGGAATGGATATAGGAAGCGATCCTGCTGATGTTGCAAGAGTCGTAGGCAGTGTAGCCTCGATTCTTAGAATACCTGTGATAGCTAAGCTGGGTTTGAGCGATAGAATAATAGAATCAGCTGGTAAAGCTCTTGAGAAAGGTGCTAGAGCTCTAACTCTTATCAATACTCTGAAAGCTCTTGCAGTAGATATATACTCTATGAAGCCTATTCTCACAAACATATTCGGAGGATTATCAGGTCCTCCAATACATCCCATAGCTGTTAGAGTGATTTATGAGATCTACAGAGAGTACAAACCAGAGATAATAGGAGTTGGAGGAGTCAGTGATTGGAGAGATGTTGCAGAATTCATCTTAGTAGGAGCGAGAGCAGTTCAGATAGGCACAACACTACTGAAGAAATCTGATGTTGTTAAGGATATACTAACAGGTCTGGAGAGATGGCTTGAGGAGATAGGCTTTAGGAGTATAAGAGATCTGATAGGATACGCAGTAGAATTCTAG
- the pyrC gene encoding dihydroorotase, translating into MSISSKRVSLWIRYYERGSLRDLSLLIDEGVVVRAENGFVRFNDAEEHYDLRRGITLPGFIDIHTHLRGLELSYKEDERSGTLAAARGGFTAVIDMPNTIPRINSLKNLDLKLKALEEKAVVDYGVWVALPQDVEELRQMLSRPGVMGVKIYPEDIPLFEKISREINFDNLRIVIHAEDPDLIRESCEKGFRWVCRGIESEIRALVRVSKAISSRRIPVHVTHVSNTYTAFIAKRMNMSTDTCPHYLYLDSDHERRLGCVAKVNPPLRQSLIRELLLESLKDGTIDLLSTDHAPHTIEEKSRDFSECPSGIASAEFFSSLVLELYHRGFISLDRIIEMSSLKPLEFLNMNMYGCVEPGCVASYTIVDLYRENVISSSNMISRAGNTPYEGMRFRGSTYATIVRGRIVFLDGEFIDLRRGGVIGRF; encoded by the coding sequence TTGAGCATCTCGAGCAAGAGGGTTAGCCTCTGGATCAGATATTATGAGAGAGGATCTCTAAGAGATCTCTCTCTATTAATAGATGAAGGAGTTGTAGTAAGAGCTGAGAATGGATTCGTAAGATTTAATGATGCTGAAGAGCATTACGATCTCAGGAGAGGAATCACATTACCAGGTTTTATAGATATCCACACGCATCTAAGAGGTTTAGAGCTTTCATATAAAGAAGATGAGAGATCTGGAACTCTTGCAGCAGCTAGAGGAGGTTTCACAGCTGTTATCGATATGCCTAATACTATTCCTAGGATTAATAGTTTGAAGAATCTAGATCTGAAGTTGAAAGCTTTAGAAGAGAAAGCCGTGGTAGACTATGGAGTGTGGGTAGCACTGCCTCAGGATGTTGAAGAACTTAGACAAATGCTCTCGAGACCTGGTGTTATGGGTGTTAAGATATATCCTGAGGACATACCTCTCTTCGAGAAGATCTCGAGAGAGATTAATTTCGATAATCTTAGGATTGTAATTCATGCGGAAGATCCTGATCTTATTAGAGAGTCTTGTGAGAAAGGTTTTAGATGGGTTTGTAGAGGTATTGAATCCGAGATAAGAGCTCTTGTAAGAGTTTCGAAAGCTATCTCGAGTAGGAGGATCCCGGTTCATGTGACTCATGTGAGCAATACCTATACAGCCTTCATAGCTAAGAGAATGAATATGTCTACAGATACATGTCCACACTACCTCTACCTAGACTCAGATCATGAGAGAAGACTTGGGTGTGTTGCGAAAGTGAATCCTCCTCTCAGACAGAGCTTAATAAGAGAACTACTCCTAGAAAGTCTTAAGGATGGTACAATAGATCTTCTATCAACAGACCACGCGCCACACACTATTGAGGAGAAGAGTAGAGATTTCTCAGAATGTCCTTCAGGAATTGCATCAGCTGAATTCTTCTCATCTCTTGTTCTAGAATTGTATCACAGAGGATTCATATCTCTTGATAGGATTATTGAGATGAGTTCTTTAAAACCTCTCGAGTTTCTGAATATGAATATGTATGGATGTGTAGAGCCTGGATGTGTGGCGAGCTATACTATTGTTGATCTGTATAGGGAGAATGTGATAAGTTCTTCTAATATGATCTCGAGAGCTGGAAACACACCGTATGAGGGGATGAGATTCAGAGGATCTACCTATGCTACGATTGTTAGAGGTAGAATTGTTTTTCTAGATGGAGAATTCATAGATCTCAGGAGAGGTGGTGTGATTGGAAGGTTCTAG
- a CDS encoding ABC transporter ATP-binding protein, whose translation MKVEFTDRHILKVVDLDVKFYTYAGVVEAVSKVSFDVYRNEIVALVGETGSGKTVSTRAITRLIDSPGRIEGGSVLFRRRNGGIVDLLSLPDEEIRKIRGDEIAYIFQDPTSALDPLYTIGVHIAETVRDHRTVSGRVLRDLAIKLLRDVAIPNPEIRYKSYPHEMSGGMRQRSVIAISLSNTPILLVADEPTTNLDVTIQAQILDMIRDLVKSRGMSTILVTHNLGVVAETADRVYVMYAGKIAEHGGVYDIFEKPSHPYTQMLLRAVPNPMRKITKLESIPGTIPTLVNPPRGCRFHPRCPFAMDVCRREEPPLVEVEKGHFASCWLHVKR comes from the coding sequence ATGAAGGTAGAATTCACAGACAGGCACATCCTGAAGGTAGTGGATCTGGATGTTAAGTTCTACACATATGCAGGAGTTGTTGAAGCTGTTTCAAAAGTCTCCTTCGATGTGTATAGAAACGAGATAGTAGCTCTAGTAGGCGAGACTGGTAGTGGTAAGACTGTTTCTACGAGAGCTATAACCAGGCTTATTGATTCTCCTGGGAGAATTGAAGGAGGCTCTGTGCTTTTTAGAAGAAGAAATGGAGGTATAGTAGATCTGCTCAGCCTACCTGATGAGGAGATCAGAAAGATTAGAGGTGATGAGATAGCATACATATTCCAAGACCCTACATCAGCGCTCGATCCTCTTTATACTATCGGTGTTCACATAGCTGAGACTGTGAGAGATCATAGAACTGTCTCGGGGAGGGTTTTAAGAGATCTAGCTATAAAACTTTTAAGAGATGTAGCCATACCCAATCCAGAGATCAGATACAAGAGCTATCCGCATGAGATGTCAGGAGGTATGAGACAGAGATCTGTTATAGCTATAAGTCTCTCGAATACACCGATTCTGCTAGTAGCTGATGAACCTACTACAAATCTTGATGTCACAATACAAGCTCAGATACTTGACATGATAAGAGATCTGGTTAAGAGCAGAGGTATGAGTACTATACTTGTCACACACAATCTAGGAGTTGTTGCAGAGACTGCTGACAGAGTTTATGTAATGTATGCGGGGAAGATCGCTGAACATGGTGGTGTATACGATATATTTGAGAAACCTTCTCACCCCTACACTCAGATGCTTCTAAGAGCTGTTCCAAATCCCATGAGAAAGATCACAAAATTAGAGTCTATACCTGGTACAATTCCAACACTTGTGAACCCTCCTAGAGGTTGTAGGTTTCATCCTAGATGTCCTTTTGCTATGGATGTGTGTAGAAGAGAGGAGCCTCCTCTTGTAGAGGTTGAGAAAGGTCATTTTGCTTCATGTTGGCTTCATGTTAAAAGGTGA